A DNA window from Xanthomonas campestris pv. campestris str. ATCC 33913 contains the following coding sequences:
- a CDS encoding ABC transporter permease: protein MSKMSFFATLGTVLRKELRDIGRDRRTLALALLLSPLLYPILILGMGALSESRVRTQIDKPLDIPVLGREHAPNLVRFLAAQGLNAVDAPADLTTAIRDQDVDVALRISAHYADDWRAGRPALVEIIKDSTRREADVPAMRLQAALSGYSQQVGALRLLARGIDAQVARPLEIAAQDLATAEAKRGQMMAMLLPVLLVITSFLGGASLILDATAGERERQSLEPLLATPAPRSAIVSGKIAAACVIGMVSLLLTLLAFKLSAQLSSSNLGRQLNVGFVPILQMLFILVPMLFIGTSLLTYLAAAAKSMKEAQAHMTWLLLLPMLPGYALMAYPLKTQLWHFAVPFLAQNQMLLKVIRHEQITLQTWAVYLLAGFGLAGVLWYAAVRRYHQERLAISG, encoded by the coding sequence ATGAGCAAGATGTCATTTTTCGCCACGTTGGGCACCGTGCTGCGCAAGGAACTGCGCGACATCGGCCGCGACCGCCGCACCCTGGCACTGGCGTTGTTGCTGTCGCCCTTGCTGTATCCGATCCTGATCCTGGGCATGGGCGCGCTCAGCGAAAGCCGCGTGCGCACGCAGATCGACAAGCCGCTGGACATCCCGGTGCTTGGCCGCGAGCACGCGCCCAATCTGGTGCGTTTTCTCGCCGCGCAAGGGCTCAACGCAGTGGACGCGCCGGCCGATCTGACCACCGCCATCCGCGACCAGGACGTGGACGTGGCGCTACGCATCAGTGCGCACTACGCCGACGACTGGCGTGCCGGGCGCCCGGCGCTGGTGGAGATCATCAAGGACAGCACGCGCCGCGAAGCCGACGTGCCGGCGATGCGCCTGCAGGCCGCACTCAGCGGCTACAGCCAGCAGGTGGGTGCGTTGCGTCTGCTCGCACGCGGGATCGATGCGCAGGTGGCGCGGCCGCTGGAGATCGCCGCGCAGGATCTGGCCACCGCCGAGGCCAAGCGCGGGCAGATGATGGCGATGCTGTTGCCGGTGCTGCTGGTGATCACCTCGTTCCTGGGCGGCGCGTCGTTGATCCTGGACGCCACCGCCGGCGAACGCGAACGGCAGTCGCTGGAACCGCTGCTGGCCACGCCCGCGCCTCGCAGTGCGATCGTCAGCGGCAAGATCGCCGCGGCCTGCGTGATCGGCATGGTGTCGCTGTTGCTGACGTTGCTGGCCTTCAAACTCAGCGCGCAGTTGTCCAGCTCCAACCTGGGGCGCCAGCTCAACGTGGGCTTCGTGCCGATCCTGCAGATGCTCTTCATCCTGGTGCCGATGCTGTTCATCGGTACCTCGCTGCTGACCTATCTGGCCGCGGCTGCGAAAAGCATGAAAGAGGCGCAGGCGCACATGACCTGGCTGCTGCTGCTACCAATGCTGCCCGGTTATGCGCTGATGGCGTACCCGCTGAAGACGCAGCTGTGGCATTTCGCAGTGCCGTTCCTGGCGCAGAACCAGATGTTGCTGAAGGTGATCCGCCACGAACAGATCACGCTGCAGACCTGGGCTGTGTACCTGCTGGCCGGGTTCGGTCTGGCGGGGGTGCTGTGGTACGCCGCGGTGCGTCGATATCACCAGGAGCGGCTGGCGATTTCGGGCTGA
- a CDS encoding ABC transporter ATP-binding protein has translation MIVVDSLHKSFKTKTGLVKAVNGVSFNAADGQITGLLGPNGAGKTTTLRMLYTLMTPDQGSVRVDGVDAAHDPVAVRRALGVLPDARGVYKRLSARENIAYFGQLHGMSRTQIAERTRLLSHALDMDDILDRQTEGFSQGQRTKTAIARALVHDPRNVILDEPTNGLDVMTTRAMRGFLQQLRAEGRCVIFSSHIMQEVAALCDRIVIIAKGTVVAAGTADELRAATGEDNLEDAFVKAIGSDEGLHA, from the coding sequence ATGATCGTCGTCGACAGCTTGCACAAATCCTTCAAGACCAAGACCGGCCTGGTGAAGGCGGTCAACGGAGTCAGCTTCAACGCTGCCGATGGCCAGATCACCGGCTTGCTCGGCCCCAATGGCGCCGGCAAGACCACCACCTTGCGCATGCTCTACACCTTGATGACGCCCGACCAGGGCAGCGTCCGCGTGGATGGCGTCGATGCCGCGCACGACCCGGTCGCGGTGCGCCGCGCGCTGGGCGTGTTGCCGGATGCGCGCGGCGTGTACAAGCGCTTGAGCGCACGCGAGAACATCGCCTACTTCGGCCAATTGCATGGCATGTCGCGCACGCAGATCGCCGAGCGCACGCGCCTGCTGTCACATGCACTGGACATGGACGACATCCTGGACCGGCAGACCGAAGGTTTCAGCCAGGGCCAGCGCACCAAGACCGCCATTGCACGCGCGCTGGTGCACGACCCGCGCAACGTCATCCTGGACGAACCCACCAACGGGCTGGACGTGATGACCACGCGCGCGATGCGCGGCTTCCTGCAGCAACTGCGCGCCGAAGGGCGCTGCGTGATCTTCTCCAGCCACATCATGCAAGAGGTGGCGGCGCTGTGCGATCGCATCGTCATCATTGCCAAGGGCACCGTGGTGGCTGCCGGCACCGCCGATGAACTGCGCGCGGCCACTGGCGAAGACAACCTGGAAGACGCCTTCGTCAAGGCGATCGGTTCGGACGAGGGACTGCACGCATGA
- a CDS encoding alpha/beta hydrolase: protein MAKHVRTITLVLALAVALGGCQRAGEGVVVATGKAQAAASTVAGNAYGRLQFSPCTLSSGSAAGNIEAQCAQLQVPENPAAPNGRKLALKIAWLESDAGASHAPDPVFFIAGGPGQSATQVAAIVDMGLREVRKHRDIFLVDQRGTGGSHPLECRDAGGTPLVLENDSAATAEQLSAYAARCAAGLRNDADPRYFTTSEAIGDLDAVREALGAQQINLIGGSYGTRVAQQYAARYPQHTRTVVLDGVAPNDLVIGGEFARTFEDAIALQTTQCKAQPACAKRFPVDTRTQLRQVVERLRQAPAPVDYRDPRTGELHHQEVNADTVAGLAFGFSYAPETASLLPLVLDEAAAGRYASLMALAQMSGSDMADQMNRPMQWSVLCSEDAGRYRAPAAQDDTLLGAQVAEMFFAACKTWPSKPTPAAAFAPFRSTLPVLLLSGQLDPVTPPRYAARVLQGLPNGRHLIAPGQSHGVFRLGCMPKVLGQFLQTADAKGLDARCVDSLTDVPAFTSFNGWEP, encoded by the coding sequence ATGGCAAAGCACGTTAGGACAATAACGCTGGTGCTTGCGCTGGCAGTGGCGCTGGGCGGCTGCCAGCGCGCGGGCGAGGGCGTCGTGGTGGCCACGGGCAAGGCGCAGGCCGCGGCCAGCACGGTGGCCGGCAATGCCTACGGCCGCCTGCAGTTTTCGCCATGCACGCTCAGCTCCGGCAGCGCCGCCGGCAACATCGAGGCGCAGTGCGCACAGTTGCAGGTACCGGAAAATCCGGCCGCGCCGAACGGGCGCAAGCTCGCGCTCAAGATCGCCTGGCTGGAAAGTGACGCAGGTGCCAGCCACGCGCCGGACCCGGTGTTCTTCATCGCCGGTGGGCCTGGGCAATCGGCTACGCAGGTGGCGGCGATCGTCGACATGGGCCTGCGCGAAGTGCGCAAGCACCGCGACATCTTTCTGGTCGATCAGCGCGGCACCGGCGGCTCGCATCCGCTGGAATGCCGCGATGCGGGCGGCACGCCGCTGGTGCTGGAAAACGACAGCGCCGCCACCGCAGAGCAGCTGAGCGCCTATGCGGCACGCTGTGCTGCAGGGCTACGCAACGATGCCGACCCGCGCTATTTCACCACCAGCGAAGCCATCGGCGATCTGGATGCGGTACGTGAGGCGCTGGGCGCGCAACAGATCAACCTGATCGGCGGCTCCTACGGTACGCGTGTCGCGCAGCAGTACGCGGCGCGCTACCCGCAGCACACCCGCACCGTGGTGCTCGATGGCGTGGCCCCCAACGATCTGGTCATTGGCGGCGAATTTGCGCGCACCTTTGAAGACGCGATCGCGTTGCAGACCACCCAATGCAAGGCGCAGCCAGCCTGCGCCAAGCGTTTCCCGGTGGACACGCGCACCCAGCTGCGGCAGGTGGTGGAGCGCCTGCGCCAGGCGCCGGCACCGGTGGATTACCGCGACCCACGCACCGGTGAACTGCATCACCAGGAGGTCAACGCCGATACCGTAGCCGGCCTGGCGTTCGGGTTTTCGTATGCGCCGGAAACCGCCTCGCTGCTGCCGCTGGTGCTGGACGAAGCCGCTGCGGGGCGTTACGCGTCGTTGATGGCGCTGGCGCAGATGAGCGGCTCGGACATGGCCGACCAGATGAATCGGCCGATGCAGTGGTCGGTGCTGTGCAGCGAAGATGCGGGGCGCTATCGCGCGCCGGCTGCGCAGGACGACACCTTGCTGGGCGCGCAGGTGGCGGAGATGTTCTTCGCAGCGTGCAAGACATGGCCGTCCAAGCCCACTCCGGCGGCGGCATTTGCGCCGTTCCGCTCCACGCTGCCGGTGCTGTTGTTGTCCGGCCAGCTCGATCCGGTGACCCCGCCGCGCTACGCCGCACGTGTGCTGCAAGGTCTGCCCAACGGCCGGCATCTGATCGCGCCCGGGCAGAGCCACGGTGTGTTCCGGCTGGGCTGCATGCCCAAGGTGCTGGGGCAATTCCTGCAGACCGCCGATGCCAAGGGCCTGGACGCGCGCTGCGTGGACAGCCTGACCGATGTGCCCGCGTTTACCTCGTTCAACGGATGGGAACCATGA
- a CDS encoding helix-turn-helix transcriptional regulator — protein MNSRVRELREASGWSQGELGERLGVSRQTINALETGKYDPSLPLAFRIARLFGESIEHVFLFEDGQ, from the coding sequence ATGAACAGCCGCGTGCGGGAACTGCGCGAGGCCAGTGGCTGGTCGCAAGGGGAGTTGGGCGAACGGCTGGGCGTGTCGCGGCAAACGATCAACGCGCTGGAGACCGGCAAGTACGATCCCAGCCTGCCGTTGGCGTTTCGCATCGCGCGTCTGTTTGGGGAATCGATCGAGCACGTCTTCCTGTTTGAAGACGGGCAGTAG
- a CDS encoding metal/formaldehyde-sensitive transcriptional repressor: MAHLTQDKSKLLARVRKIRGQVEALEKALAQDVECTALLTQVAAFRGAAQGLMVELLTEHLQHHVAAPDARGTREQAVEEVAAILKTYLK; encoded by the coding sequence ATGGCGCATCTAACTCAGGACAAATCCAAGCTGCTCGCGCGGGTCCGCAAGATTCGCGGGCAGGTCGAGGCACTGGAGAAAGCGCTGGCGCAGGATGTGGAATGCACCGCCTTGCTGACCCAGGTCGCTGCCTTCCGCGGGGCTGCGCAAGGCCTGATGGTGGAGCTGCTGACCGAGCACCTGCAGCACCATGTCGCTGCACCGGACGCGCGCGGCACGCGCGAGCAGGCCGTGGAGGAGGTGGCGGCGATTCTCAAGACGTATTTGAAGTAG
- the dmeF gene encoding CDF family Co(II)/Ni(II) efflux transporter DmeF yields MSNTPPLPHCAQPQAFGCGNPLVERSTRKAVVLTALMMVVEIVGGWVLNSMALLADGWHMSSHALALGLALFAYAFARRHARDGRFAFGTWKVEVLGGYTSAILLLGVAGLMAFQSVERLVSPKPVHYPEATAIAVVGLLVNLICAWWLRDSHGHAHHHDHAHGHGHGHTHGHGSHGHAHTHGHGDLNLRAAYLHVVADAATSVLAIVALVVGMRWGVTWMDPLMGIVGAVLVTVWAWGLLRSTGRVLLDAEMDAPVVEEIREVIAALPYAARIADLHVWRIGTDRHACLISLVTEATVAAEAIRAALQIHEELVHITVEVQRPEGASAAV; encoded by the coding sequence ATGTCGAACACCCCGCCCCTTCCTCACTGCGCGCAACCGCAGGCCTTTGGCTGTGGCAACCCGCTTGTCGAGCGCAGCACCCGCAAGGCGGTCGTGCTGACCGCGCTGATGATGGTGGTGGAGATCGTGGGCGGCTGGGTGCTCAACTCCATGGCCCTGCTTGCCGACGGCTGGCATATGAGTTCGCACGCGCTGGCACTGGGCTTGGCGTTGTTCGCCTACGCGTTCGCGCGCCGCCACGCCCGCGACGGGCGCTTCGCGTTCGGTACCTGGAAAGTCGAAGTGCTGGGCGGCTACACCAGCGCAATCCTGCTGTTGGGTGTGGCCGGGTTGATGGCGTTCCAGTCGGTGGAGCGGCTGGTCTCGCCCAAGCCGGTGCATTACCCGGAAGCCACCGCGATCGCGGTCGTCGGCCTGCTGGTCAATCTGATCTGTGCATGGTGGCTGCGCGATTCGCATGGCCATGCGCATCACCACGATCACGCGCATGGGCATGGGCATGGACATACGCACGGACATGGATCACATGGCCACGCGCACACGCACGGCCACGGCGATCTGAACCTGCGCGCAGCGTATCTGCACGTGGTGGCGGATGCGGCCACCTCGGTGCTGGCGATCGTGGCGCTGGTGGTCGGCATGCGCTGGGGCGTGACCTGGATGGATCCGCTCATGGGCATCGTCGGTGCGGTGCTGGTGACCGTATGGGCCTGGGGGCTGTTGCGCAGCACCGGCCGGGTGTTGCTGGATGCGGAGATGGATGCGCCGGTGGTGGAGGAAATCCGCGAGGTGATCGCTGCACTGCCCTACGCCGCACGCATTGCCGACCTGCATGTGTGGCGCATCGGCACAGACCGCCACGCCTGTCTGATCAGCCTCGTCACCGAAGCCACCGTCGCCGCAGAGGCCATCCGCGCCGCGCTACAGATCCACGAAGAACTGGTGCACATCACGGTGGAAGTGCAGCGCCCCGAGGGCGCTTCTGCAGCGGTGTAA